The proteins below come from a single Serratia ficaria genomic window:
- a CDS encoding TerC family protein, which translates to MFEWIMDPNAWLALGTLTILEIVLGIDNIIFLSLVVAKLPKAQQNKARRIGLAAAMLMRLALLASIAWVIRLTHPLFTVMDHSISARDLILLLGGLFLIWKASKEIHETIEGSEEEHHTKVHSFFGAIVQIMLLDIIFSLDSVITAVGLSDHLFIMMAAVVIAVGVMMFAARPIGEFVNRHPSVKMLALAFLILVGFTLMLESFQVHVPKGYIYFAMFFSMSVEALNLMRGKKSSVSE; encoded by the coding sequence ATGTTCGAATGGATTATGGATCCCAATGCCTGGTTAGCGTTAGGTACGCTGACCATTCTTGAGATCGTACTGGGTATTGATAACATTATTTTCCTGTCGCTGGTGGTGGCCAAGCTGCCTAAAGCGCAGCAGAACAAGGCGCGCCGCATAGGCCTGGCCGCCGCCATGCTGATGCGGCTGGCGCTGCTGGCCTCCATCGCCTGGGTGATCCGCCTGACCCATCCGCTGTTCACCGTGATGGACCACAGCATCTCCGCTCGCGATCTGATCCTGCTGCTGGGCGGCTTGTTCCTGATTTGGAAAGCCAGCAAGGAGATCCACGAAACCATCGAAGGATCGGAAGAAGAACACCATACCAAGGTGCACAGCTTCTTCGGCGCCATCGTGCAGATCATGCTGCTGGACATCATCTTCAGCCTGGATTCGGTGATTACCGCCGTCGGCCTGTCCGATCACCTGTTCATCATGATGGCCGCGGTGGTGATCGCCGTCGGCGTGATGATGTTCGCCGCCCGGCCGATCGGCGAGTTCGTCAACCGTCACCCGTCGGTGAAAATGCTGGCGCTGGCGTTCTTGATTCTGGTGGGCTTCACCCTGATGCTGGAAAGTTTCCAGGTGCATGTGCCAAAAGGCTATATCTACTTCGCCATGTTCTTCTCGATGTCGGTCGAAGCGCTCAACCTGATGCGCGGCAAAAAGAGCAGCGTCTCCGAATAA
- a CDS encoding YgdI/YgdR family lipoprotein, translating to MKKWVMAVSALVMAAGLAGCSSDYVMATKDGNMILTQGKPEIDQDTGLISYKDEKGNSRQINGDQVSQVIER from the coding sequence ATGAAAAAGTGGGTAATGGCAGTTTCTGCACTGGTAATGGCCGCCGGGCTGGCGGGTTGCTCCAGTGATTACGTGATGGCGACCAAAGACGGCAACATGATCCTGACCCAGGGCAAACCTGAGATCGACCAGGATACCGGTCTGATCAGCTACAAGGATGAAAAAGGCAACTCGCGCCAAATCAATGGCGATCAGGTTTCGCAGGTTATCGAACGCTGA